A single region of the Bacteroides luhongzhouii genome encodes:
- a CDS encoding 4Fe-4S dicluster domain-containing protein — MENKECISCDLEQKTGIDVSYCYQCGKCTAGCVLSEEMDYAPSYILRLLQTKNAQNDRRVLSSNAIWICLSCENCIARCPKEINIPEVMDYLRERSRKEGCINKESRPVVAFHSAFLESVKRTGRLYEVGLVAGFKVRTLRLTQDLNVAPVMFVKGKLNLLPERVKDENKIKKIFAQTIEKTQK, encoded by the coding sequence ATGGAAAACAAAGAATGTATTTCCTGTGACTTGGAACAAAAGACGGGTATTGATGTGTCTTATTGCTACCAGTGTGGTAAGTGTACGGCCGGATGTGTGTTGTCAGAGGAGATGGATTATGCTCCCAGCTATATTCTCCGGTTGTTGCAGACAAAAAATGCTCAAAATGACCGTCGTGTGTTAAGTTCCAATGCCATTTGGATTTGCTTGAGTTGCGAAAACTGTATTGCCCGGTGTCCTAAAGAGATCAACATTCCTGAAGTAATGGACTATCTGCGTGAGAGATCCCGTAAAGAAGGATGCATCAATAAAGAATCACGTCCTGTCGTAGCTTTTCACTCCGCTTTTCTCGAATCAGTGAAAAGAACGGGAAGGCTCTACGAAGTCGGATTGGTTGCAGGGTTTAAAGTCCGTACCTTACGTTTGACACAGGATTTGAATGTAGCTCCTGTTATGTTTGTCAAAGGGAAACTCAACCTTCTTCCGGAACGGGTAAAAGATGAGAATAAGATCAAAAAGATATTTGCACAAACCATTGAAAAGACTCAAAAGTAG